The Phycisphaeraceae bacterium genome segment CGAACGACAGGAGAACCCCGAATGACCCGTGTCCGCACTTTCGTCGCTCCCCTTGCCGTCGTGTCCCTGGCCATGGCGCCGGCAGCCGCCGCCTGCGCCGACACCTTCACGGAAACATTCACCAACGGCATCAACACCGCAGGGTGGTCGTACGGGGGCAACGAACGCATCGAGGCCGCCGGCGGCAATCCCGGGGCCTATCTGCACACGTCGGAGCTGGACACGTTCGCGCCGCAGTTGTGGACCGAGCCGGGGCGTCCGTCCAACTTCACGGGTGACTACCGCGCCCGCCAAGTCACGTCGATCGGCATCGACCTCAAGACCTTTCACGTGGACTTCTCCGCCGAGGATCGCCCGCTCACGCTGATTCTCGTGCATGACAACAACACGCCGGTGGACTTTGATGACGACTACGGCTTCTACTTCATGGGGCCGAACATTCCGCTGGTGGGCGAGGGTTGGCTGAGCTACGAGTTTGAGATTCCCAGCCAGGCCGCGCAGCCGCCGCAGGGCTGGCGTCCGATCGAGCTGGGCTTCAAGTCGCCTGAGCCGGACTGGAACGCGCTCATCAAGAACGTCCGCCGGGTGCAGTTCTTCTACGGCGACCCGGAGATGTTCTTCATCTTCCAGATGTGGGAGGTCGGGGCCGACAACATCAGCATCACCAGCGTGCCGCAGAGCGACGCCACGCTCACTGGCCTGAATGTGCTGCGGGGCACGCTGATGTCGGGCGGCCTGCCGGAACTGGCCGAATCGGACAACCAGTCTCTGCGCGTGAAGTCCGGCTTCGGCAGCACGTTCACCGAATTGCACAGCATGGTGACCGACGTCACCGCCAACACCACGGTGTCATCGCCCACGACCCTCGGACTGACCATCGAGGCCCGCGTCAGCCACACGTCCGGCATCGGGCGTCTGCGCCTGCTGAACCACAACACCACGCAGTATGACCAGGTGGGCCAGTTCGCGCTCAGCGGCATCGACACCACGCACGCCTTCAGCGGGATCGCGGCGGCCAACTACGTGTCCGGCGGCGGCGACATCACCGTGCAGGTGCGCACCACAGTGGTGGTGCCGATCTTCGCCTTCACTTACGACACCTTCATCGATCACCTGCGCATCACGGTGAACTGACGCCACGCGGCGCCTCTGGTGACCGCCTGTTCTCTCCGCCCGTGTGCCGCGCCACTCTCTCCAGGGATCATCCATGAACCGCGTTCAACGTGCCATTCTGTACAGCGCCGCGCCCTTGGCGTTCGCGTGTTCCGCGCTCGCCGCCGACACCTACACCGAAACCTTCGCCGGCGGGGTCAACGCGGGCGGGTGGACCTACTGGTCGCCCAACGAGACCATTGAGACCGCCGGGGGCAACCCGGACAACTATCTGCACGCCTGGGAGCTGGACACGTTCGCGCCGCAGCTGTCCACCGAGCCGGGACGCGCCTCGGCCTTCACCGGCGACTACCGGGCGCGGCAGGTCGCCCGCATCGGCATCGACCTCAAGACCTTCCACGTGGACTTCTCGGCGGGCGGGCGTCCCCTGACGCTCATGCTCATCCATGACAACAACACGCCCGCCGACCTGAGCGACGACGTGGCGGCCTACTACCGCGGCCCGAACATTCCGCTGGTGGGCGAGGGCTGGAAGCGCTACGACTTCGAGGTGCCCAGTCACGCCGCCACGCTGCCAGCCGGGTGGCGCACCATCCAGCTCGGCGAGAACTCGCCCGCGCCCGACTGGAGCACGATCATCACCGGCGTGCGCCGCGTGCAGTTTTTCTACGGCGATCCGGAGATGTTCTTCATCTTCCAGATGTGGGACATCGGAGCGGACAACATCAGCATCATCGAGGATCCACTCACCCCCGCCGCGCTGCGGAACATCAAGGTGCAGCGCGGCACGCGCCTTTCGGGCACGCTGGCGTCGATCCTCTACAACGACCCGTACTACTACAAGGTCACGTCCCAGCCGGGCGACGTGTACCACGTGGCGGAGACCACGGTGCGGGCGGTGAGCGACGCGCTCAACCCCGCGAACCTGATCATCCGTACCGAGACCCGCGCCACCGAGTCCGTCGTGCAGACGCGCATCGCCCTGCGCAACTTCACCACCGGGCGCTGGGACACGGTGGACACCTTCTGGCAGCCAACCATCGACGCGGTGCGCGTGATTGACTCGATCGCCAACCCGCAGGACTACGTGCGGCAGTCCGACGGCCTGATTCGCGTGCGAATCCAGATGATCCGGGCGCTGCAGCGCGGCCCGTTCCAGCAGTGGATCGACCAGGTGAAGGTGTCGGTGGGGGAGTGATCGGGCTTCCGAGCAGCGCGGCGCTGATGCGATCCGTCGGCGCGGCTGAGTCGATTATCGCGCCGGCGCGCTCCACACGCCGATCTTCGCGCGGCGGGCGATCAACTCGGCCTGCTCGTACTGGCGCAGTCGCGCGTGGGGCCAGCGGTCCTCCGCCCTGGCCAGCCCCGCGGCGAGCAGTTCACGGTTGAGCAGTGCGCCGTCGGGCAGCTCCACGTGGGCGAGCAGTCTGTCGTAGGGGTCGCGCGGCCTCGCCGGGTCGATGAGCAGCGTGACGTACGCCCCTTCGACGAGTCGGCGCGAGAACGCCGTGGCCTCGGCGGCCCACGGCTCGGGCAGGCCGGCCCCGGCGTTCATCTCCGGGCAATCGACGCCGATCAGCCGCACCCGCGTGCGCGGGCGGCTGGTGCGACGATCCGGCAGATCGACTTCCAGCGTGTCGCCGTCGATGACGCGCGTGACGCGGGCCGATCGCCCCTCGTATCGAGCCGGATCGTCCTGCGCCGGCGCCAGCAGATGCCCCCGCTGGTCGAGCAGAACCAGCAGCGCGATCACCAGGATCAGGGCGGGGACAAGGCCGCGCCGTCGAAACGACAATCGTCGCGGTTGTCGAGAAGGTCGGCGTCCGCGCCGGCGGGTCATTGGAGCGCCGATCATCCGCTTACCCGATCATCACCGTCGGGCATCCGGGAGGTGAGATCACGCCCCCGTGCGCCGTGCTGTCACCCACGCGGGCGGCGGGCATGTTGCCGATCATCACCGTGGCGGAGCCGGCGGCGATGCTGTCGGGCGGCCCGGTGCAGGTCGCCATGTCGCCGGCGCGGGCGGCGGGCATGTAGCCGATCATCACCGTCGCGCAGCCGGGCGGATTGATCGGTCCGCCCACGTGCGGCTTGGGGCCGTCGGACACCGGACAGGCGTGCATGTCACCAACTCGTGCGGCAGGGGGCATGGCCTTCTCTCCTGCGAGGGGCAAGCGACAAACGAGAACTGAGAACCGACAACCCCTGGCTGACCTTTCCGTGCTGCTTCAATGCTGATGCGCGTGTGCGTGCTCCGCCGGGTCGCGCTCGCCCGCCGGCGACAGAAGACGGTAGGCGATGCGGCCGTCCTTGGGTTTGAGGAAGCGGACGTACACGAACGGCAGCACGCCTTCCGGGCCGGAGGCCATCAGCAGGGGCTGCTGCGCCGGCGTGATTGATTCTCCAGCGACCTCCGCCAGCGGCGTTACGTCGCGCGTGGCGGAGGAGCCCACGTGATACGTGTTGGCGGCGTCAAGCAGCAGCAGCGTCACCTGTCGATCATTGTCCAGCACGCTCTGGACCACGCGCGGCCCGTTGAGCTTGGACACATCCAGCAGGGCCTCGGCTCGCGAGCGGTTGTCGGTCACGTTCACGCGGGTGCAGGAGAGGACGCCCTCGCGCCGTCCGATGACCCAGAGCATCTCCTTGGGAGGCGGCGGCTCGACGGGGCGCTCCTCCGGCGGCGGTGCGTTGTGCTCGAAGGCCGGCTGCTCCTTCATCGCGGCGTCCACGTCGAGGTAGCCGTGCAGCCAGGCGACCGGCTCCTTCGAGGCGAAGGCGGTTCGAACGACGGGCGGAGCGTTCACGTCGTCCAGGAAGAACATGGTCGCGGTGACTTCACGCCCGCCCGCGGCGCAGGCGAAGAGCCGCAGCGTCTCGGTCATCTCCCAGCACAGCGAGTACGAGCCCACCGGTCCGGCCCGCCCGAAGTCGAACGACTGAGAGGCGACGGAGCCGTCCGACCGGATCTGCGCCAGCATCGCCTGGCGACCGCCGGGATCGCAGGAGACGAGCATCACCGATCCGTCGGGCATGCTTCGGGGTGATCGCAGGATCGGTCCCGGCAGCCGAAGCGTGGGCGTGAGCACGCGGGGAGGCGGAGGGGGAGATTTGTCCGTCAGGTCGAGAGCCGCCACGCGCGGCTTGCCGCCTTCCACCCACAGCAGGTGCCCGAAGTTCTGGAACGTGCTGGCCACGGTGGCGGGCGCCAGGTCATCCACGGTCGAGGCCGGACCGATCCGCCAGCAGCGCCTCGGGTTGCGGGGCAGCGCGCCGCTTTGCACCTGGTGGAAGACGAGCAGTTGACCGCCTTCCTGGTGCGTCCACGCCGCCATCGCCGGCACGTCGTAGGCGTCATGGGCGGGTACGGCCGAGGCGTGCGCCACGGGGCTGGCGGGCTTGACCGCCAGCATGGCGGGCTCGGAGACGATCATCTCGTCGATGCCGCGGTGCTGCGCGGTGACCTTGTATCGTCCGGGCTTGAGCTCCCCGAGCCATTCCAGCACGTCACCGGCCTTGGCCAGCGTGGCGCCGGGAGCCAGGGTCTCCGTCGGTGCGGCGTGCGGGCCGTGTTCATGGCGACCATCGCGCTCCAGCGAGGACATCTCGGTGCCGACGATCGCGTCAGGCGAAAAGGGGTCGGGCAGGTCGGGGTTGACGGGCCTCGCGCCCTCCGGCTCGGCGACGAGAAACAGCGCCTCGGCGTGACGGTCGAAGGAGGGAAACTCCTCGATCACCGTCTTGCCGCGATTCTGCAGCGTGACGCGGAAGGGCACCGATTCGCCCCGGATGCACTCCGCCTTGCCGAGGGTCAGGTTGATGGTGATCACGTCGGACATGGTGGGCTTCCTGGAGTCAGGTGGACGGTGGGCGGCAGGTCTTCGCCGTCAGGCGTCGGGCGCGGGCATCGAGGTGTCGGATCATCGGAGCACTTCCAGCTTCTGTCTTCAGTTCTCCATCCGGAATCCGCCGGGCGTCACGGGTCGACCTGGATGCGAATGGACGCGGTGGGATCGAGACCGTTGCGGAACGTGAGCGTGACGAGTCCTCGCGCCGTTGCCGTGACGCGCACGCGCAGCAGCGGTGTGCCGCTGCCCCGGAAGGCAAGATCCACCCTGGCGTTGGGGGTGGACGGGTCCGCCGTGCGCGTGAACTGCGAGGCGATGGTGGTGCCGCCCAGCAGGATGATGTTGGGTCGGCAGCGCAACGGAGTGCCGCCGAGGCGGGAGATGGACTGCTCGGCGCCCAGCACCAGCAGTTCGGCGCTGCGCTGGGCGGCGTTGCCAAGCCGCAGCGTGATGGTGGCGCCGGCGGCCTGCTCCGCCAGGGCCAGCGCCGCGCCGGTGCCGGTGTGGAGAACGAACGACGCCGGCCCGTACGTTCGCTGGATCTCATTGCGGTAGTTGGCCGCCTTCTGAATCTCCACGCGGTCGTAGAATCGCATGGACAGCGCGCACAGCCCGCAGGGGCCGGCCATGGTGCTGTCGTTGTTGGTCATGCTCGTCGCCGAGTACGACATGATGCACTCGAAGGCGTCGCGCCCGTCGTGGTCGATGGGGAAGACGTTGCCGTTGTTGGGGTGCGACACCTGCAGCACGTAGGCGTTGCCGCCCGCGTCGGTGAAGTTGACCGCCCGCGTGGCGGTGTGGGAGTGGCGCAGCGACTTGACGTGCCCGAACTCGTGGGCCGCGGTGAAGGTGACGTCCTCGATGTCCAGCGCGTCGGTGGGCTGGAACTGGCGCTTGGCCATCCAGAAGATTCGGTCGCCGACGTAGGCGCCCAGGAACGACCTTGCGTCGCGGCAGAGGAACATGTACAGCCCGTTGCCGTCGGACTGCTGGTCGCGGGCGGCGCCGGCCGAGGGATCGGGCAGGGTGCCGCCGCCCGGCGCGGGGGTCTGCGAGCACGCCAGACGGATGGCGGCGCGGGCGAACCGCTCCACGCGCGAGTCGGGAATGTCCAGCCCGAAGTTCTCGTGGAACAGCGTGCGGTCGAAGACCGACTGCTCGTAGCGAATGGCCTGGTTGACGCCCGGGGCGCCGTTGAAGACCGAGTTGCGCGTGATGTCGCGCCACTGGTCGCGCGTGAGCGAGTAGAACGTCGCCGGCTCCACCACCTCGATGAACATGCGGCGGTAGCTCTCCGTCACCTGCGACCACGTCAGGTCGTTGCGCGTCAGGCCGTTGCACAGCACGCACAGGCGGAACTCGATCTTCTTCCAGATGGTGAACTTGCCGGTCACGTAGGCGCGCGGCTTGGGGATGACGCGCGACCGATCGTCCTTGAAGATGACGTTGGCGCCGTTCTCCCGCGTGTCGCGGATGTCCTGGTCGCCGTTGAGCAGCGTGAGCAGGAAGCGGTAGTTGTCGCCCGCCACGGGAAAGGGCATGAAGGCGAAGTCGGCGACGCCCACCTTTACGTCCGTGGTGCCCACGCGCTCGTCCACCTCGGTCAGGTCGAACCTCACCTTGACGGTCTGGTGTTCGGTGGGGTTCGTGAGTTCGTCGAACTGCACGCGGTCGGCGGGGATCGGCGTGTCGCTTCGATCAACCACCGGCTCGTTCTTGTAGGGCATGACCCGGATGACGTCCGACGCCTTGAAGCCGGGCGAGTCGCCAGGATGCGTCCGGGCGCCCTTGAAGGCGGTGGGCGCGTTGTCGTCGCCGGTGGTGACGCTGCCGGTGTTGCGGTTGTACTTGGTGAAGAAGTCGTTGAGGAACCGCCGCCGGGCGCCGTCGTTCTGCGTGAGCTCCTCGGGCGGATCCTTGATCTCCAGCACCGGCTTGATGGGTTGATCGATGTTGACCTGGCGATCGCCGATGTACTTGCGCACGATGATGCGGAAGGGCACGGCGGGCCAGATGTCGGGCATCCACCCGCGGGCGCGGTAGTAGGCCACGTTGGATGTGTTGTCGCCCCCCGGCGAGCCGAGCAGGTTGAGATTTTCCGCCGTGCGCGTGGCGTGATTGTCGAGGATGGTGATGCGATGCAGCGTGTCGAAGATGGGCCGCGCGTTGGTGCCGCCCTGGGAGACGGGCGTGGCGGCCTTGACCGTGTCCTGGTGCGTTTCATCGGGGGCGACGACGTTGAGGATGCGCGCCAGCTGTCCCATGGGCGAGGGCTGCCCGCTCCACGGATCGATCAGGTCGCCGCTCACCTCGTAGCGGCATCGGTAGGGGGGCGGGCGATCGACCGCGCCCCCGCCCCCGGCCGCGGCGCGGGCAATGCGGTCGTGCCCCAGGTAGATCAGCGTGAGCCGATAGCTGACCGGCTGAAGCCGCACCACCGTGGTGGCGGCGCTGGGGCCAGTCTGCTTGGCGGTTCCGCCCGATCCGCCTCCGGATGTTCCACTTCCGTTTGACATGCTGGGTGCCCTTGGATGCTACGGCGGTTCCACTCGAACGATGACCTGGCAGGTGGGATCGCGCCCCGACCGGAACGTCAGCCGGACGTCGCCCTCGCGCTCACCCGTGACGCGGATGCGCACGAGCGGCGTGTTGGCGCCGCGGAAGGCCAGCGACACCCGCGCGTTGGCGGTGATCGGCGCGTTGGCGAACTGCGTGCTGAGCGGCGACTCGAAGAGATTGATGAGATTGCCGTGGTAATTGCGCGCCGGGGGGGTCACCTGCGGAATCGACCGGGCCGGCCCCAGCACGATCAGATCGATCGAGCGGCCTCGCTTCACCGTCACCGTGCCTCCGTCGGCGATGGCCGTCACGGTTCGCGTCGTAGAGGCGGGGTTGCCCCCGGCGGCGGGCGTGGTGACCTCGACGTACTGGTGAAACAGCGCAGGCCCGTGTCGCGCGTTGAGATGGTTGCCGTAGTTGGCGGCGCTCTGCACCTGCACGCGGTCGAAGTGCCGAAGCCACAGGGCGCACAGGGCGCAGGGCGACTTGATGGTGCCATCGGCGTTGTCCAGCGTGAAGCCGGCGTAGGCCATCAGGCAGTCGAAGGCGTCCACGCCGTCGTGATCGCGCTGGAAGTGGTTCTTGTCGTCCGAGGTGGAGTTGGGCTGGGAGATCGAGATCACGCCCAGCGCCACGCCCCCCGCGTCGTTGAAGTTGATGTTGTGGCGGAAGTCGGTGTGCGAGTGGCGCAGCAGCCGCGCGTGTCCGAACTCGTGCGCGAAGGTGTTGGTGCCGTCGATTCGCTGCGCGGCGGGAGTCAGGGTCGGGTTCGCCACGTCGCCCCAGAACATGCGGTCGCCCAGGTAGCTGCCCGCGGTGTTGGGCGAGCGCACGTTCTTGCACAGGAAGACGTAGAACCCGTTGCCGTCGCGCTGGTCGGCCCGCGGTTTGCCGGTGTGCGGATCGGGCAGGCCTGTCTGGCCGCACGCCAGCGCGATGGCCCGCTGGGCGAATCGCTCGGTGCGCGAGGTGGGTTGCGAGGCGCCGTAGGCCACGGGGTA includes the following:
- a CDS encoding thermonuclease family protein encodes the protein MSFRRRGLVPALILVIALLVLLDQRGHLLAPAQDDPARYEGRSARVTRVIDGDTLEVDLPDRRTSRPRTRVRLIGVDCPEMNAGAGLPEPWAAEATAFSRRLVEGAYVTLLIDPARPRDPYDRLLAHVELPDGALLNRELLAAGLARAEDRWPHARLRQYEQAELIARRAKIGVWSAPAR
- a CDS encoding PAAR domain-containing protein is translated as MPPAARVGDMHACPVSDGPKPHVGGPINPPGCATVMIGYMPAARAGDMATCTGPPDSIAAGSATVMIGNMPAARVGDSTAHGGVISPPGCPTVMIG